The genomic window TGAGTGGTGAGGGGGCGCAAAGGAATGATTTGCATAGTGTTTAATTTATTTATTTAGTTTATTCTGTTTAATCTTTATGCCAAAAACGATTTTTGTCAAGGGGGGCTCTCAACGCAATCAGGGGGCGGCGATACCGCCGCTTTTGCGGCGGACGACAAGGTCTTGGACCGCGTGCAATAAATCGTAAGGTTTATGGGGTTTGCTTAAAAGCAAATTAACCCCGGCTTCCCTGGCTTTAACCAACAGCGGTTCCGGATGTTCCGTCAAAACAATAATCGGCGGACTTTGTTCTCCGGCCCTTGACCGGCGCAACCGGCCGCAATAATCAAAAACTTGGGCCTCCCCCAAAGCCGTGTCCGCTAAAAAAATGCAGGGCAGGGCAGGGCAGGGCCGCAATCGCCCTCAAGCTCCTCGACGCGCCCGATCAAACGCGACTCAAAACCGGACCGATCCAGGCATTTGATGAAAAGCCGGATATACTCTTCGCCGTCAGGAGCGGCGATCATGACGCGGCCGGGAGCCGGCCGGCTCTCACGCGAACGATCCGCCGTCAATTCTCTGATTCTGATTCCAAACTCATGAACATCGAAAGGCTTGCCGATATAATCGGCCACCCCCAAATCAACGGCTTTTTCCTGTCCCTGAAATGTGGACAGGCCGGTCATCACGATGATGTTTCCGGCCGGATGATATTCGCGAAAAACGCGCGCAAAATCCAAACCGTTGCCGTCGGGAAAACGCAAATCCGTAACAAGCAAAGAATATTTACTTCCGGATTTAACCAACGACTGAGCCTCCTCAATCGTGGCCGCAAAATCGACATCATGGCCGTCTCGATCGAAAATCCGGCGGCACA from Elusimicrobiota bacterium includes these protein-coding regions:
- a CDS encoding response regulator; amino-acid sequence: MAGILMVESEPLIRQVCRRIFDRDGHDVDFAATIEEAQSLVKSGSKYSLLVTDLRFPDGNGLDFARVFREYHPAGNIIVMTGLSTFQGQEKAVDLGVADYIGKPFDVHEFGIRIRELTADRSRESRPAPGRVMIAAPDGEEYIRLFIKCLDRSGFESRLIGRVEELEGDCGPALPCPAFF